A window from Hemibagrus wyckioides isolate EC202008001 linkage group LG17, SWU_Hwy_1.0, whole genome shotgun sequence encodes these proteins:
- the LOC131367597 gene encoding E3 ubiquitin/ISG15 ligase TRIM25-like yields the protein MASSSVAQNQFSCPACQNLLKDSVTTPCGRSFCKVCINGHWDQEDVKGVFSCPQCRETFTPRPVLRRNNMLTEVVEKLKKTELQADSPAHCYTGPGDVECDSCTGRKHKAVKSCLVCLASYCEDHLQPHYQSPAFKKHKLVEACAELQEKICSEHDKLMEIYCHTDQSLICDLCTMEKHKGHETVSTKTERTEKQNELKEEQIKFQQRIQEKEKKVQELKQTVDIIKMRSQAAVDDSERIFSELISSMEKKRSEVTELIRTQEKAEVSRAERLLNQLEQEIADLKRRVTELEELSHTHDHIHFLQSFPSLCVSPGCEDSPSFTVNQHLSFDGVRKSLSDLKKRVEQIYEEEFNKIRPQAAAVQMILPSETKSREDFLQYFCYLTLDPNTEHPILILSEKNRVVTCSKTKQRYSDHPERFDCRTQVLCKESVCGRCYWEVERSGDVFISVSYKQISRKGRGYECGFGLNSQSWSLRCFSSSVSFFHNNIKTKLRGPASSRIGVYVDHSAGTLSFYSVSDTMRLLHRVHTTFTQPLYAGFRIWSYKSSVRLCDP from the exons ATGGCCAGTAGTTCAGTAGCTCAGAATCAGTTCAGCTGTCCAGCATGTCAGAATCTTCTGAAGGATTCAGTGACTACTCCCTGTGGCCGcagtttctgtaaggtgtgtattaatggtcACTGGGATCAGGAGGATGTGAAGGGCGTCTTCAGCTGCCCCCAGTGTAGAGAGACTTTCACTCCAAGACCTGTTCTACGCAGGAACAACATGCTGactgaagtggtggagaaactgaagaagactgaACTCCAAGCTGattctcctgctcactgttacactggacctggagatgtggagtgtgattccTGCActgggagaaaacacaaagccgtcAAGTCCTGTCTGGTTTGTTTGGCCTCCTATTGTGAAGATCATCTTCAACCTCACTATCAGTCTCCTGCCTTTAAGAAGCACAAGTTAGTTGAAGCCTGTGCAGAGCTccaagagaagatctgctctgaacatgacAAACTGATGGAGATCTACTGTCATACTGACCAAAGCCTCATCTGTGACTTGTGTACGATGGAAAAACACAAAGGTCATGAGACTGTTTCAACTAAAACAGAAAGAACTGAAAAACAG AATGAGCTAAAGGAGGAGCAGATAAAATTCCAGCAGAGGAtccaggagaaggagaagaaggtgcaggagctgaaacagactgtgGACATTATTAAG ATGCGTTCACAGGcagcagtagatgacagtgagaggatcttcagtgagctgatcagctccatggagaaaaagcgctcgGAGGTGACGGAGCTGATCAGAACTCAGGAGAAAGCTGAAGTGAGTcgagctgaacgactcctgaatcaactggagcaggagattgctgatcttaagaggagagtcactgagctggaggagctttcacacacacacgatcacatccacttcctccag AGTTTcccgtctctctgtgtctctcctggATGTGAAGACTCACCCAGCTTCACTGTCAATCAACATCTCtcatttgatggagtgaggaaatctctctcagatctgaaaAAACGAGTCGAGCAAATCTATGAGGaggaattcaacaaaatccGTCCACAAG ctgcagcagttcagatgATTTTACCCTCAGAAACAAAGAGCAGAGAAGATTTTCTGCAGT atttctgttatctgactctggatccaaACACAGAACATCCTATACTCATcctgtctgagaagaacagagtggtgaCATGCAGCAAGACAAAACAGCGatactctgatcatccagagagatttgactgCAGGACtcaggtgttgtgtaaggagagtgtgtgtggacgctgttactgggaggtggagaggagcggtgatgtgttcatatcagtctcatataaacAGATCAGCAGGAAAGGACGGGGTTATGAGTGTGGGTTTGGACTCAACAGTCAGTCCTGGAGTCTGCGgtgtttttcttcctctgtttctttctttcacaacaACATTAAGACTAAGCTCCGAGGTCCAGcatcctccagaataggagtgtatgtggatcacagtgcaggaactctgtccttctacagcgtctctgacacgatgaggctcctccacagagtccacaccacattcactcagcctctatacgCTGGGTTCAGGATATGGAGTTATAAGTCATCTGTTAGGTTATGTGATCCATAA